cctttgtcatcggtatgttactagcccgagattcgatcgtcggtatctcaatacctagttcaatctcgttaccggcaagtctctttactcgttctgtaatacatcatctcgcaacaaactcattagttgcaatgcttgcaaggcttaagtgatgtgtactaccgagagggaccagagatacctctccgacaatcggagtgacaaatcctaatctcgaaatacgccaacccaacaagtaccttcagagacacctgtagagcacctttataatcacccagttacgttgtgacgtttggtagcacacaaagtgttcctccagtaaatgggagttgcataatctcatagtcataggaacatgtataagtcatgaagaaagcaatagcaacatactaaacgatcgagtgctaagctaacggaatgggtcaggtcaatcacatcattctcctaatgatgtgatcccgttaatcaaatgacaactcatgtcaatggctaggaaacataaccatctttgatcaacgagctagtcaagtagagaaACCAAATTTGTATtaaaagcaaacaataaaagttttcaaatattaaaactaaaaagttcggagtgaaccaaatattgcataggtaattatggtggagaaaccacacctttataaaattcttaaatactataagatgaataaaacagcagtaaaaacaattaattaaataccttttgtaattaataaaatgtcaaactaaatTATTTGAGGACTAGACTGTTTGTGGCTATGGACTaagttgaaatactaatttagatgctacgagtatattttactaaaactaaaataattagaTCCTAAAATataaacagaaaaggaaataacgaaaataaataaaagaactaaaactaaaactaacaaaaaaagagaacacccccccccccccgctgggccATGGCCCAGATGGCCTCGGTGCCAAACAGGCCGGTTGGGCCGGCGCCTACATCACCCCTGGGTCGACCGAACCCTAGCGGTCCCTCCCCAGTCGCCCCACTCCCCACtcccctcgcccccttcccccccacgATCTGGATCAGGATCGCCCCGATCCCGCGCCGCCCCGCGACCTCGACAACGGCgcccgtcgccggcgccgcacTGCTGCCGTCGCCTCCCCTCTTCCCTCCTTTGCGcccccccgattggatcgggggaACGAACCTCCCCAAGGCGCCCCGACCTCGTCGACCttccccgccgcctcgacgccgcgcGGAACGCCTCCGCCACGGCCACCTTGTCGTCGACCCCGTCACCGCCTCGCCGTCCTCTCCGTCGTCgcctcgtccccgtcctcctccccgtcGGCCTGCCTCCCCACCGCACGTCGTCTTCGACCTCCTCCCCGAGCACCGCGGCCCGAACCCCTACAGCCCCCGGTGAGGACCCCGGTCTTCCTCTCTCCCTTCGCTCCCCTGCTCACCGCGCCGACCACCTGCGCCCGCCCGCACGATGCGCGCGCGCCCCGTGCACCCTGTTGCGCGCCTAGCAGCACTCGACCGCGCCCCGCGCGTGCTCACCGCTGGTACTCACGGCCTCGCCCACGCCTACAGCCACCGTGCTCATGCCCCGTTCGGCCCTCCTCACCCTCGGAGCACGCCCACGCGCTCCCGTGCGTCCCGCGCCGGACTCACGCCCTTCAGCCGCTAGCTCGCGCCCGTCGTCGCCCGTCCGCTCCCTGCGGCTGCTCTAGCTTGCAGCCGCAGCTGCTTTCGGCTCGTCCTGTAGCCCCGTGCCGCCGCCTCTATCCCGTGGCTCGCCGCCGTGCTCGCTCCCCGCACCGCCGCCTCGCACCCTGCCTCGTCGCCGCTCGATGTGTCCTTCCTCTCGCGCGAGGCCTTGCCGCGCTGAACGCCCGTCACCGCTTGCTCCGCCCTGTCGCGGTCCCTCCCGtggcgccgccctccgccgccttCCTTGGCCGGCGTCGTGGGCGCCGGCGGCCTCGCCACGCCCGTGGATGGCGCCCCCCTGCCTGTCGATCTGGGCGCTCGCCCAGTCGGGCGCCGACGCCCGCGCCCGCTAACCGCTCCGCCCCATTAGGCCTTTGTCCCTATGACAAACAGGGCCCAGCCCAAAACGTTTtataaaaaaagaattaaataaaTATTTCATTAAtcaaaaataattaaaatattaattaatcaattaattagagaattaattaacttaattaatcctattGAATTAACCTAAATAGCTAATTAACCAAATTAACTATTGTTAATTATCTAAACAGTCAATAACATGCGAGACCCACACGTCagattgacccagtcaacgccctgttgactgctgacgtcatgctgacgtcagcatacactattctggataatgttgaattaaattaattaaataaattctaaaaatgatttaaaactttagaaaatcatataaaataaaccgtagctcacatgaaaatactttctacatgaaagttgctcggaacgacgagacgaatccggttacgcaacccgttcgtccgccacacatccctgacatagcaaacacgcaactttcccccttcggttTATCTGTCCAAAAATgcaaaacaccggggatacttccttggatgtttccccccttcaccggtatcacctcataccgcgttagaacatgCCTAGCtgtgcctgttgtcctgttatgcacttgcttgctatgtatttactgtttcttccccctcttctctccggtagaccccgtgacgatgttgatgccccctgtggtcgactacgtcaccgacgacccctccttcttgtctgagcaaccaggcaagcccccccttgatcacgagatatcgcctactcttctctatactgcttgcattagagtagtgtagcatgttactgctttcggttaatcctattctgatgcatagcctgtcattattgctacagttgttacccttacctgcaatcctaaatgcttagtattgGATGCTAGTATtacatcagtggccctacattcttgtccgtctgccatgctatactactgggtcgtgatcactcgggaggtgatcacgggcatatgctatatactttatactgttacattacttaagatactgttcggagatgggggctgaaggggcaggcggctccatcccggtagaggtgggcctgggttcccgatggcccccgactgttactttatggcggagcgacagggcaggttgagaccacctaggagagaggtgggcctggccctggtcggcattcgcggatacttaacatgcttaacgagatcttggtatttgatctgagtcttgccactggcctatacgcactaaccaactgcGCGGGgatagttatgggcactcgacgtcgtggtatcagccgaaaccttcatgacgtcagcgactgagcggcgcgtgccagattggaccgcgtaacgtgacttcctttgtaatggaggttgctaggtctgcttccggtcgcccacgcaacgtgcaggtgtgcaatgggcgttgggcccagacccctgcgccataggatttagaccggcgtgctgacctctctgttgtgcctaggtggggctgcgacgtgttgatcttccgaggccgggcatgacccaggaaagtgtgtccggccaaatgggatcgagcgtgttgggttatgtggtgcacccctgcagggaagtttatctattcgaatagccgtgtccctcggtaaaaggacgacccggagttgtaccttgaccttatgacaactagaactggatacttaataaaacacacccttccaagtgccagatataacctggtgatcgctctctaacagggcgacgaggaggggatcgtcgggtaggattatgctatacgatgctacttggtgaacttaccatctactctctcctacatgctgcaagatggaggtggtcagaagcgtagtcttctacaggattagctatccccctcttattctggcattctgcagttcagtccaccgatatggccctttacacatatacccatgcatatgtagtgtagctccttgcttgcgagtactttggatgagtactcacggttgctttcctccctcttttccccctttccattctacctggttgtcgcaaccagatgctggagcccaggagccagatgccaccgtcgacgacgactcctcctacaccggaggtgcctactactacgtgcagcccgctgacgacgaccaggagtagttaggaggatcccaggcaggaggcctgtgcctctttcgatctgtatcccagtttgtgctagctatcttatggcaacttgtttaacttatgtctgtactcagatattgttgcttccgctgactcgtctatgatcgagcacttgtattcgagccctcgaggcccctggcttgtattatgatgcttgtatgacttatttatttttagagttgtgttgtgatatctttcagtgagtccctgatcttgatcgtacacgtttgtgtgtatgattagtgtacgattgaatcgggggcgttaCATAGTCGCAataggccggcccattagcgtTCGCTCCAGACAAAAAGCGTGATCGAAAGGGGCAGCTACAGATGCAAGCGTGGGATTGATAGCCAGTAGGACTAACGACCACTGGTGTCCGTTAGGCAACATCACAAATTAATAACATAAACTAATAGCAGCGCCAGATCCTAAAAGAAGGCTAAACACTCTGTTCGAAAAAAGTGAATATTTTGCAAAGTTGTGAACACAAAATTTAAActcgaacattttttgaaagcaCAAATTATTTTTGAAAACCAAGGAGGTACTGTAGCAACATGTTTTTGAAACACAGACATATTTTGAACTTGGAACATTTTTCAAAAACGAGAACATTCTTTTAAAACTAAGAGGTGCTGTAGGGATTAAGTTTTTAAAAAGATATTAGAAAGACTAGATTTTTTCGAATTTACGAGCATTTCTTTAAAACATGATTATTTTATAAACAATATTTATTTTGAAAACACAAACAATTTTTACAAACCTAGGTGGTACTGCAGCAACATTTTTTGAAACACAAATGTTTTTCGAGCATttatcattttttaaaatttggaGGTACTCCAGTGAACAACTTTTTAAAATGCAAATAATTTTTTCAAATTCTAAAATGATACTTTTTTTTAAAcacgaacaatttttgaaaaccTAGGAGGTACTCTAGTGAACATTTTATTAACACAAACTTTCTTCAAACTTTGAACACTTTTTTGGAACTGAGAGGCACTGTAGTGAAAAAAGAAATTAAGacaaacatttttttcaaattagTGAGCATTTATTTGAAACATAAATATTTTTTGAtttcaaacattttttgaaagtGTGAACTATTTTTGAAAACCTAGGAGGTACTGTAGTGCACATTTTTTtaaacacaaacattttttaaacttTGAATGGTTTTTTTAACTGAGATTTTTTTAAACTGAGAGATACTGTAGCAATTTTTTTCTTGTTGAAAACAATaacatttgatcatgtttttttgTGGATGAAATTCCGCAACAACCTAAAACATTTGATCATGTTTCATCTCACGAAATTTCAGAGTTTTTGAATCACATTTGatattgttttttgtttttttttgtaaaCTCGGGTGTAGTACACTCGAGAATAGAAAATGCACTGCCTATATTAAATTAAACATCCTGGACAGAGAATTGTACTCGAAAATACGATGGTAATACATAGCAATTACtacctctgtaaactaatatatgACGTTTTAGATCACTTGCAGAGGGATTATTATTTTATTTCTCACGCTCACGAGACAAACTGAATCTGTGACCATCTCGTTTAATTTCATAAGTTTCACAGTAGTGATCTTAAAGAGTGTGTATCTGAAATTCCAAATGGTTGGTGTTAGATGCTTTCGCACAACTTGCGCACCGATGTAGAAGTTATTCTATCTAGCAAGGTAGAGAGCGGACGTTTGGCTCCCGGGAGCCATGGAGGCCTTTTTTGAAACAAATCAAAATTCAAACTTTTCggtttcaaaaaaatctgaaaattgTGCAAGTAAACAAGTATGTTATGTCTATGTGTGTAAATTTTTAGAATGAAAAACGTTGAAATGTGACctgtacaaaaaagacaaattcatgaCCTGGGAGGATGAATAGTATTAGGTGTTAAAAAACcccagatttgtcttttttgcacagcCCTCATTTCAACTTTTTTGCCCTAAAAATTTACACACATGTGTGTTATGCCTTCATGTATATGTGtgttttttttcagaattttttgaaatgtagaaaatatgaaatttgacaaaattcaaaatttcaaaaccgagctccatggagctcggcctccaaagACAATATCTGATCTAGCAAGGTGCTACTTACTTGAACTATATAAAGGAATCGTCGACATTGACAAAATGGCATTTCGCTTTGTCTCATAACATAGGAGAAGCAAACCTGTACAACGTCAATTAGGATGTCACAAAGAAGTTCAGCTGGTTAGGAACCAAATGTTCAGACTTTGCTTGCTTTTGCCTCCTTGCTCTTGTATGGCACAAAATAATAACTCATTACTTTCTATGCAACAAACGATACTAACCACGGAAACACCATCAAAAATAATATTAACCATGGAAATCAATCAAGAAACACACAAACAAATGGGCATGTTTGAAGAAGAAAAAGTTCTTGCTGTCGGCACATTAAAACAACAACAGAAAATGGAGTGAGAATACTTCAAATTTTCCTAAAGGCTGCAGTGGGCATTCGAATCATTTGTATCCTTCTGCTCCTAAATATGTCTTTCTAGCGAAAGTGCCTTTCTGCtcccgagctcatttgagctcggtgaacagtaaaattgaaaacaaatcgaaaaaaattcaaaaaattccaaaaacattttgggagaaacattgacaaaagttatAAGAGCTTGCAAAAGTTCATCATGACATCACATTCCTgtaaggcgtggcaaaaaaaCAAATTCAGTGCTCCAAAATGCTTTTGAAAGTAGCATTTTCAGAGTACcgtttttttttttgccacgccttcTAGAAATGTGATTTCATGACGAATTTTTGCAATCACTTaaaacttttgtcaatgtttctcccAAAAAgaatttggattttttttgaatcttttttgatttagttttgattttactgttcacccgagctcatttgagctcgggtgCAAAAACTCTGCGTCTTCCAATAGAGACTACATACGGactaaaatgagtgaatctacactctaaattatgtctatatacatcccgTATGTAGTCCCTATtagaatctctagaaagacttgaATCACAAAATAGGTATGTTGGGAGCTCCTGAGCGTTCTCAGAGTTTAGATCATTCTGGCCGTTCGATCGATTTTTTGATGCGTTTCCGGCCGTCGGATCGAGCGATGGGAGGAACTAGGCCGTTGGATCAAAAAAAATTACTGATACAATGAATAGTTACCGTCTCATTCATGCTAAATAGCCTGCCCCGCCGGGGGCATTTTCGTCATTTCACTCAAGGGGGTATAAAGGGCCGGCTCCCGTGGAGACAGCCCTAGCTGGCTCCCCTCCGGCGCGCCTCCTCTCCTCCTTCCACCCCTCCGGCCGGCTTCTCTCCCGCtcgcgccgcctcctcctccccaccagtgcctccctctcctccttccccgcCTTCGCCTGGCCTCCTCCTTCCGCCCCTCGATATGGCGCCGCCCAAACCCTAACGCCCTGCCCCGGCCCTGGGTCGtgcaccgcctccaccgccggcAGGAGGGGGCCGCGGCTGCCGTCGCGCAGCCCGACGAGCAGGAGCTCCCCGGCGAGCAGCCGTTCCTCGTACTAGAAGAAGGTAAGGAATCCACATCTACTCCTGCTCGACCACGTCCAGATCGAGGGACACTTGCTTCTGCTCGCTACTGACGCTGCTGCTCTGATCTGACCATAGTGTCGGCGCTGCTCCTCCTCAAGGTCAAGGTGGGGGCCCATCTTTGGTGCAATTTGCTCTTCCCCTTCTCACTGCTCTTCCCCCTCTCACAGATGGCCATGAGCTTGGTTTCTTCCTCATGCCGGCAGTCTGGGTAGGCTCCTCGTCGGCGTCGGCTTCCCCTGCCTGCCACTCCTCTCCTCTGATGGAGTTGACCTTTGCTGGAGCGGACAAGTTTGGATGCCCGTGCGCCTTTGGCGGTGGGCtaggtaacccccccccccccccccccccccccccctcacccCCATGCTCTCTCTCTTTCTGTAATGTATCCATGGCCATCTGTACGCATTTCAAGCAGGGGGCAAGCAGCTAGCAAAATACTGAATACAAAGCTCCTTGTTGTGTTTTACGAAAGGAATTGGGTGTACTTGAATTGTGAAGGAAGCAAGGGCCATTGGACTGTATGGGAAGAATGGGATGCTGtcagagcatgtacaatggtagGCGCTTATCTAGGTGCTTAAACAGAAAAAAATAGCAGGTGCTTTTCTTTTCTCATTCCTTTGTTTATGCCTTCGAATGTACATGTTCTAATTTAGAATTCATCTTTTAGGTATGGATTGTGGCTTACTAAGTCTAATGTTTGGTTTGGGTTTTCCTTTTTTATCTGGAGTTGGTCAGTTCATATGAAGCAAAATAAAGGCATGCAGTACCTTACAACGACACTCTGATTAATCAGGCAACATAAGCTATTACATACTATTGTGTAATGTATGACATGCCAGATTCACTTATCAGCATATATCTGTCTTTCTCTTCCTTATGCAGTAAACCTTCTGGTTACATTTTGAAATCATCACCTCATGTTTTGTCGTGCAATATTGTCTCTGTTTGATCAAAGTGCATGAATCTCTATACACACCATAAGGCATCTTAGAATTGAAAATGTTGTGCATGACTGCACATTTTTGCAGAAATATTCCTGAAATTGATACTAGTTCCATCTCTTTGTTGTTTCCATGTAATTGCAACACGCTCTTTTTTTGAGCTTCGCTATTCTGAGATTTAACATTGGTTGTGTTTTTCCGTGGTTTAGCAGAAGCGTCGTTTGGGGGTCGAGCCACTAATGCAGAAGATTCATAGCGGGATTCTCCAGGTGGACGCTGGTATCCTCCCGCCGTCCGGCACCAGGTTTGGTCCCGTGATCCCATGTTCCATTAGCTTTGCAATATCTATGATCTTTACAGTAAGACTGGTTAATATGGCCAAACTGATGTGTGAAAAGGAGCTTGATCCTTTTATGTTACAATTTTTTTATCTTTGGTATGCACACCTCAGCTTTAATAATAGGTTATGTGACAAATTAGGAGTAGGAGTATTTGTCTGATATATATTTATGGTGCAGCTTTGTCCAAACTGATAATTAGGTGGTAGCTTTGTTAATAATAATTAGAAGCTTAGAACTGTCAGTAAATCCATGGTATTTACAAACAGGAGTGACAGTACTAGAACTAAATTTATATTCAAGTGGGGATCATGTTAGTATTTGGTGCATGACAAGGAGCGGAACTTTTGCAAGCAGATCTGCTTGGTTTGTGCCGATTTGCTCAACTCTTTGTTCGGAAATTATGGGATTTTGTATCTGGATTTGATCCTTTTCTTTTAACTGCTAATGTCAATGACAAAATTCTACACTCGTTGTTTCTACACTCGTGTATGTCAATGACATTTGTTAGCCGAACTGGTGAGAATATCCAAACTGGTGAGAATAGTATTTGGCAGTGCCTTAGCGGAACAGTTGGGCATAAGTTCGGATAGGACTCCAAATCTTTGTAGCAAAATGAGCCATGTCCAAAACTGCAGGCTGGTGTGTATATTTTGGGTCCATAAATAATGCAGGCTGGTGTGTGTATTTCAAGTCCATGTATATTTCTAGGTCGTGTGTGTATTCCAAGAACATGTACACTGCAGATGGAGTGTACTTTAGGTCTGTATATACTGCGAGTCCATATGTGTGCAGAGGGGGTATGTATTTCGTTGGTTGAATTAGCGTGTCCGATTTCTCTTGTGTGTGTATTTCAATTTGCCTTCCTGCCACAAAATTTCTCTGTAGCAGTTGTTGTATTGGAAACATCTCCTTCCAAAAAGTAAGTGTTTTCACACCAAATATTTAATGCTTCTTCAGATAACCGATGCAATGAGTATGACTGTAGTCTTTCATGGAATTTATACTCAAAGACACTTTGTGAACTCTAAACTCATAATCTTTTCTAAAGATGAATCGATGGTATTGCAATATATCTTTGCCTTTTTCCAACGGATGCATGCCCATCCCCTGTTTATCCATTGTGTGTTTCTTTCATTAATCAAGAAACATCTTAATTTCATGGCGGGTATGTTGAAGAATATATGAATATATAAAAGCTTCCTTCTTTTGGATAATCTGTTTCCCTTTTGCTGGCCTATGGTACTTGCCTGCACATCTATGCATGATATTAATTCACTACTGCTATTTTGGTACTGCAGTTCATAACTATATTGACTATAATGCATGTTTCTAGGCGATGGAAAACCTAGCCTCCGCTTCGCCCCGTCTCggctctctatctctctctccaAGCCGCTTGCACACGAATTCGCTTTGTTACACTGTTTATTACTTTCTCTATATTATATCATCACTCATGCCTTACTACATGTTCTTTGAGTGATGAGTTAAATCTGTCTTAATCTTCCATGTATTCTTATTTCAGCGCTAGAGATACTGTATGGAGCTGATATTCCTCAGAAACTTTTTTGTTTCGTCATATGAAGTTCCTGCAATCTAGGTTCTAATTCCATCATCCTCCAGCCTAGATATGGTAAATGTTAACTAATTTTTTTCGTATGAGATTGTGACATGCGTAAAGCTATTAAGATGACATAATTAATGCACTATTGTTGCTTCCTAATCAGTATTAAGCAGGCAGTTTCATCTTTTTGCTTTTGTCTGAATATTGTGATGCCTAACACATCCATGCTTTAGTACCATTTTGAGTTTGATCATTGAATCTGAATCTTTTTTAGCAATAGTTTGTGATGGATTGGACCATTGGATTAGTATCCTTCAGCATTCGTTTTGTGTTAGAGCATCAGATAGACAGATTATGTCAAGCTCACTTCACACTTATTATCCAGATTGGAAGTGTCGTAAAATCTGCCTGGAACATACATGGCCTATAAATGATATAGTTGTTTGGGTCAGGAAATTTGGGTGATTTTGTTTGTGGTGCCCAAAATTTCACTGCAACTTTTTTGTTCCATTCTTAGCTAAAACCTGCCTCGAATAGATAGATGGATGATGAAATTGTTTCAGTCTGGATATTCCGCTTTGAAAAAATTGTCACATACCAGGAAAGTTCTCTGTATATGTTGtcaaactatttatttaatatattGCAAGTGGAAGTGAAGCTTCTTATGAGGATATATAGTTTGTCCGTTGCTTGCTGCATGTGAAGATCCTTTCTTTTGTGGGGGGAGTTCTTATGGGCATAGATAATGAGTACCAACTATTGTAATACACTGCTGATGTACCACGTAGACTCCAGTACAAAACAAAGAGTTGAACTGTACTCTATGTTCTCTGATCCGTTGGGCCCAAAAATGAATAAGTGTATCTGATTGTTAGATTTTAATTTGATTTTGGACATTGTCGTACCTAGCTATATATAGTACGGTTTACTTTCTTCGTTCTCCTGTTGCTAAATCTTTGTGTTTCTTTTTCCTTTTGCTCAGGGCCCTATGCTACTATCGCTTGAGTGAGAGTAGTGCCAGAGCTTCACACGGTAATGTCACCTCCTCTGAAAATTAGTTGTCTACTATTGGTGTGAACATCGTGCTACAAATTAGCTATCTTAACTTAACTCCAACCATTTATGTGGCTGTCGAAGTCAATATTTAGAGTGTTGAGCTTTGATTCAATGGCTAATTCTGACGATGATGTTAAAAGAAAGCACTGTTTACATCCACCTGAGTTCTGAATGCTATTTCTACAATCAATTTTCTTGAACATAAAGTATTCTTATCATTAGTGAGCTTGCTGATCGTACATTCAAGCTattatcactagtagaaaaagggccttttgtcccggtttataagggcctttagtccgaACCGGTTTAAAGGAGACTAGTgaaccacagtttgaccagatttgaccaaaattcaaaaaaactgaaataattatttagtaacactaatattcttgaataattagtttggccattgtttgaccacagtttgaccagatttgaccaaaattcaaaaaaattgaaataattatttagtaacactaatattcttgaataattatttagtaacactaatacttcttgaataagtagtttgaccagatttaacaaaaattcaaaaaaaaactgaaatttgagcataactttttttccttttagaatttggggattctaaaaatttgcaaacaggccgtaggtGGTCAAAAttggatgcggattttcgtgctgaacattttgatatattatacgttttttctggcatcgtatgcaaaagttatagccgttttacattttccctacactttttgcaaaacatgtccaaatttaagtttttaaattttcctaactagtacatgtagtaacataactacatctggaaggattttaatttttgaagtttttatcattttcttttgctttgtacaaaactgaaaaggcgatccaccgggggggggggggggtagagtttgaaaatgggacctttagtaccggttcgtgccatgaaccggtactaatgcctcaaaccccattagtaccggttggtggctcgaaccgggactaaaggtctaacctttagtaccggttggtgccacgaactggtactaatgggcatcgcaccctttagtcctggttcgtgtcgcaaaccgggactaaagggctcaggtgaaccgggactaatgccttagccgcacgaaccgggaccaatgctcacattagtcccggttcatgacagaaccgggactaatgtgaatattgccccgtgaccaaagccctgttttctactagtgtattaCGATGGTTCTCCTATAGGAGAGGTTATTTGCGTACCAGATATAATTGATGCTCTAGAAAACCAAATGGCCTTTCACTCTGAAAAGACGACAATTTCCTGTCCGACTATGTTATTCCATGACAATAAATATGAACCAGGGTTAGACATTGTCCTTTCTTAGAAATTATATCTGAAATATCATGTTCTATCCATGGACAGTTGTATGTTGTTGTGTCGCGGGTCATATCA
This genomic window from Aegilops tauschii subsp. strangulata cultivar AL8/78 chromosome 4, Aet v6.0, whole genome shotgun sequence contains:
- the LOC109777424 gene encoding uncharacterized protein, whose product is MRARPVHPVARLAALDRAPRVLTAGTHGLAHAYSHRAHAPAGSRGDSPSWLPSGAPPLLLPPLRPASLPLAPPPPPHQCLPLLLPRLRLASSFRPSIWRRPNPNALPRPWVVHRLHRRQEGAAAAVAQPDEQELPGEQPFLVLEEVSALLLLKVKAVWVGSSSASASPACHSSPLMELTFAGADKFGCPCAFGGGLGSKGHWTVWEEWDAVRACTMQKRRLGVEPLMQKIHSGILQVDAGILPPSGTSARDTVWS